In Nonomuraea muscovyensis, the following proteins share a genomic window:
- the clpS gene encoding ATP-dependent Clp protease adapter ClpS: MGDVGSTAPIAVERPSTDVRPDLPWVTIVWNDPVNLMSYVTYVFQTVFGYTREKAEKLMMDVHHKGKAVVSSGTREEMERDVQILHSYGLWATLQPDSVK, translated from the coding sequence ATGGGGGATGTGGGTAGCACCGCGCCAATCGCCGTCGAGCGTCCGTCCACGGACGTTCGGCCCGATCTGCCTTGGGTGACGATCGTCTGGAACGACCCGGTCAACCTCATGTCATACGTGACGTACGTGTTCCAGACCGTCTTCGGCTACACCCGCGAGAAGGCGGAGAAGCTGATGATGGACGTCCACCACAAGGGCAAGGCGGTCGTGTCCAGCGGCACCCGCGAAGAGATGGAGCGCGACGTGCAGATTCTCCACTCCTACGGCCTGTGGGCGACGCTCCAGCCCGACTCGGTCAAGTGA
- the rph gene encoding ribonuclease PH — protein sequence MSRQDGRTPDQLRPITITRGWQAHAEGSVLVEFGGTKVLCAASVQDSVPRWRRGSGQGWVTAEYAMLPRATNTRNDRESVRGKIGGRTHEISRLIGRSLRACVDYKALGENSVLLDCDVLQADGGTRTAAITGAYVALADAVAWMRERKMCPGDPLVGSVSAVSVGIVGSVPMLDLCYTEDVAAETDMNVVMTGTGSFVEVQGTAEGAPFDRGTLDRLLDLAGAGCEELTLIQEEALGR from the coding sequence ATGTCTCGACAGGATGGCCGCACGCCTGACCAGCTCCGCCCGATCACGATCACCCGGGGGTGGCAGGCCCACGCGGAGGGCTCGGTGCTCGTGGAGTTCGGCGGCACCAAGGTGCTGTGCGCGGCCTCGGTCCAGGACAGCGTGCCGCGCTGGCGGCGGGGCAGCGGCCAGGGCTGGGTGACCGCCGAGTACGCGATGCTGCCGCGCGCCACCAACACCCGCAACGACCGCGAGTCGGTCCGCGGCAAGATCGGCGGCCGTACCCACGAGATCTCCCGGCTGATCGGCCGCTCGCTGCGGGCCTGCGTCGACTACAAGGCGCTGGGCGAGAACTCCGTCCTGCTCGACTGCGACGTCCTGCAGGCCGACGGCGGCACCAGGACCGCCGCGATCACCGGCGCGTACGTGGCGCTCGCCGACGCGGTCGCCTGGATGCGCGAGCGCAAGATGTGCCCCGGAGACCCGCTCGTCGGCTCGGTGTCGGCCGTCTCGGTGGGCATCGTCGGCTCGGTGCCGATGCTCGACCTCTGCTACACCGAGGATGTCGCGGCCGAGACCGACATGAACGTCGTCATGACCGGCACCGGCAGCTTCGTCGAGGTGCAGGGCACCGCCGAGGGGGCGCCGTTCGACCGGGGCACGCTCGACCGGCTCCTGGACCTGGCCGGGGCCGGTTGCGAGGAGTTGACGCTCATCCAGGAGGAGGCGCTGGGCCGATGA
- the rdgB gene encoding RdgB/HAM1 family non-canonical purine NTP pyrophosphatase: MKIVLATRNEGKIAELRRILSGFDIVGLAEFPSIGEVAETGVTFEENALIKAHAVAQGSGLPAVADDSGLCVDVLNGMPGVFSARWSGRHGDDRANLDLLLAQVSDVPAERLTAQFACVAALALPSGEARTVAGTLRGGLVATPRGSNGFGYDPIFVPEGETRTTAELSAEEKDAISHRGRAFRALAPIVRDVLSSS; this comes from the coding sequence ATGAAGATCGTGCTGGCCACCCGCAACGAGGGCAAGATCGCCGAACTGCGCCGGATCCTGTCGGGGTTCGACATCGTGGGGCTGGCGGAGTTCCCGTCGATCGGCGAGGTCGCCGAGACCGGGGTCACGTTCGAGGAGAACGCCCTGATCAAGGCGCACGCCGTCGCCCAGGGGTCCGGGCTGCCCGCGGTGGCCGACGACTCGGGGCTCTGCGTCGACGTGCTCAACGGCATGCCCGGTGTCTTCTCGGCCCGCTGGTCCGGTCGCCACGGCGACGACCGTGCCAACCTCGACCTGCTGCTGGCCCAGGTCTCCGACGTGCCCGCCGAGCGGCTGACGGCCCAGTTCGCGTGTGTGGCCGCGCTGGCGCTGCCGTCGGGCGAGGCCCGGACGGTCGCCGGCACGCTGCGGGGCGGCCTCGTCGCCACCCCGCGGGGCTCCAACGGGTTCGGCTACGATCCGATCTTCGTGCCCGAGGGGGAGACGCGCACCACCGCGGAGCTGTCGGCGGAGGAGAAGGACGCGATCAGCCACCGGGGCCGCGCGTTCCGCGCCCTCGCCCCGATCGTCCGCGACGTGCTGTCGTCCTCCTGA
- a CDS encoding DUF2017 domain-containing protein, with translation MSSGFSSKGDGVVVARFEAAEVAILRSLVSQLLGLVEPGETGDDPLERALGIGNSQVPSDPVLARLFPSAYEDAQDAAEFRRYTEATLREGKRADARTMLDTARPGRTELTTEQAQAWMRALNDVRLALGTKLEVTEEIHEEIATMAEDDPRYPAYVTYDWLTYLQDTLVRALW, from the coding sequence GTGAGCTCGGGGTTCTCGTCGAAGGGTGACGGCGTCGTCGTGGCGCGGTTCGAGGCGGCGGAGGTGGCGATCCTCCGCTCGCTCGTCTCGCAGCTGCTCGGCCTGGTGGAGCCCGGTGAGACCGGCGACGACCCGCTGGAGCGCGCTCTGGGCATCGGCAACAGCCAGGTGCCGTCGGATCCGGTGCTGGCGCGGCTGTTCCCCTCGGCGTACGAGGACGCGCAGGACGCGGCCGAGTTCCGCCGCTACACCGAGGCGACCCTGCGCGAGGGCAAGCGCGCCGACGCGCGCACCATGCTCGACACGGCCCGGCCGGGGCGCACCGAGCTGACGACGGAGCAGGCGCAGGCGTGGATGCGCGCGCTCAACGACGTGCGGCTGGCGCTCGGCACCAAGCTGGAGGTGACCGAGGAGATCCACGAGGAGATCGCCACCATGGCGGAGGACGACCCGCGCTACCCGGCCTACGTGACCTACGACTGGCTGACCTACCTCCAGGACACCCTGGTCCGGGCACTCTGGTAG
- a CDS encoding MoaD/ThiS family protein, which translates to MAIEVRIPTILRNYTGGAKAVTAEGATLDELISNLESAHPGIKERLVDQGSLRRFVNVYLNDEDVRFLGGLGTPVSDGDTVTVLPAVAGG; encoded by the coding sequence ATGGCCATCGAGGTTCGCATTCCGACCATCCTGCGTAACTACACCGGCGGCGCCAAGGCCGTCACCGCCGAGGGCGCCACCCTCGACGAGCTGATCAGCAACCTTGAGTCGGCTCACCCCGGCATCAAGGAGCGCCTCGTCGACCAGGGCAGCCTGCGCCGCTTCGTCAACGTCTACCTCAACGACGAGGACGTGCGCTTCCTCGGCGGCCTCGGGACTCCCGTGTCCGACGGCGACACGGTGACCGTCCTCCCGGCTGTCGCCGGCGGGTGA
- a CDS encoding DUF3352 domain-containing protein, whose translation MSANNPPHGQDPDRTTAYRWGQEQEPGHPAPPSHGQPYPPQQPYQGQGYSQPGYEQQQHSGYGQQGYEQQQAFGQQGYGQQGYEQQGYGQQGYGQQQAFGQQGHGEQAGYGQQQPGYGQQGQGYGQAAYGQQGYGQAGATQQPGYGQQDQYGQGGGWQQGPDMLGGPGGPPQKGRKGWIIALASALAVVLLGGGAVWAVGAIGGGGTQPHDVLPGNSIAYFRLDLDPAANQKVALFQLARKFTATKDSFSGEDPREALFKAMKKDGGDDLAKVDFAKDVDPWLGSRIGVAVLPPEGGKEPGFAVAVQVTDEEQAKAGIAKMMGDDKYGIAFRDDYALLTEEQAQADKYAAGEATLADSGDFSDDLGAVGEQGVLSYWAHLGEIAKVAGDAIPAEQAAAVEQIKNARFAGALRFDSEYVELAGVVRGAENPIEGDAEAADLTKLPATTAGALSFSGLDQTITKKWAEIEKSLGSNAAAADFKRAIDQAKQQYGLELPGDLATMLGKNLTVAVDSEGLATQQIKGGVRIVTDPAKAQAVFDKVQRAMTAGGGAAPQIAKVAGDGTFTLATTQEYAQKLSEEGALGDSETFQKAVADGADANFALFVDLDKVEKLYLANLQGEEKANLQVLRAVGLSGKQSADEATFSLRVLFN comes from the coding sequence ATGTCTGCGAATAATCCCCCTCATGGCCAGGATCCTGACCGGACCACGGCGTATCGCTGGGGCCAGGAGCAGGAGCCCGGTCATCCGGCACCGCCGTCCCACGGCCAGCCGTACCCGCCGCAGCAGCCGTACCAGGGCCAGGGCTACAGCCAGCCCGGGTACGAGCAGCAGCAGCACTCCGGCTACGGCCAGCAGGGCTACGAACAGCAGCAGGCGTTCGGCCAGCAAGGTTACGGCCAGCAGGGCTACGAACAGCAGGGCTATGGCCAGCAGGGCTACGGCCAGCAGCAGGCGTTCGGCCAGCAGGGCCACGGCGAGCAGGCCGGCTACGGCCAGCAGCAGCCCGGCTACGGTCAGCAGGGCCAGGGCTACGGCCAGGCCGCCTACGGCCAGCAGGGCTACGGCCAGGCCGGTGCCACCCAGCAGCCCGGCTACGGCCAGCAGGACCAGTACGGCCAGGGCGGGGGGTGGCAGCAGGGTCCCGACATGCTCGGCGGACCCGGCGGGCCTCCCCAGAAGGGCCGCAAGGGCTGGATCATCGCGCTGGCCTCGGCGCTGGCGGTGGTGCTGCTCGGCGGCGGGGCCGTGTGGGCGGTGGGCGCGATCGGCGGCGGCGGCACCCAGCCGCACGACGTGCTGCCCGGCAACTCGATCGCCTACTTCCGGCTCGACCTGGACCCGGCCGCCAACCAGAAGGTGGCGCTGTTCCAGCTCGCCCGAAAGTTCACCGCGACCAAGGACTCCTTCAGCGGCGAGGACCCGCGCGAGGCGCTGTTCAAGGCCATGAAGAAGGACGGCGGCGACGACCTGGCCAAGGTGGACTTCGCCAAGGACGTCGACCCGTGGCTCGGCAGCCGCATCGGTGTCGCCGTCCTGCCGCCCGAGGGCGGCAAGGAGCCCGGCTTCGCGGTGGCCGTGCAGGTCACGGACGAGGAGCAGGCCAAGGCCGGCATCGCCAAGATGATGGGCGACGACAAGTACGGCATCGCCTTCCGCGACGACTACGCGCTGCTCACCGAGGAGCAGGCGCAGGCCGACAAGTACGCCGCCGGCGAGGCCACCCTGGCCGACAGCGGTGACTTCAGCGACGACCTGGGCGCCGTGGGCGAGCAGGGCGTGCTGTCCTACTGGGCGCACCTCGGCGAGATCGCGAAGGTCGCCGGCGACGCCATCCCGGCCGAGCAGGCCGCCGCCGTGGAGCAGATCAAGAACGCCCGCTTCGCCGGCGCGCTGCGCTTCGACAGCGAGTACGTCGAGCTGGCCGGCGTCGTGCGCGGGGCCGAGAACCCGATCGAGGGCGACGCGGAGGCGGCCGACCTGACCAAGCTCCCCGCCACCACCGCGGGCGCGCTGTCCTTCTCCGGCCTCGACCAGACCATCACCAAGAAGTGGGCCGAGATCGAGAAGTCGCTCGGCTCCAACGCCGCCGCCGCCGACTTCAAGCGGGCCATCGACCAGGCCAAGCAGCAGTACGGGCTGGAGCTGCCCGGCGACCTGGCCACGATGCTCGGCAAGAACCTGACGGTCGCGGTCGACAGCGAGGGCCTCGCCACCCAGCAGATCAAGGGTGGCGTGCGCATCGTGACCGACCCGGCCAAGGCGCAGGCCGTGTTCGACAAGGTGCAGCGGGCGATGACCGCCGGCGGCGGGGCCGCCCCGCAGATCGCCAAGGTCGCGGGTGACGGCACGTTCACGCTCGCCACCACCCAGGAGTACGCGCAGAAGCTGTCGGAGGAGGGCGCGCTGGGCGACAGCGAGACCTTCCAGAAGGCCGTCGCCGACGGAGCGGACGCGAACTTCGCCCTGTTCGTCGACCTGGACAAGGTGGAGAAGCTCTACCTGGCCAACCTGCAGGGCGAGGAGAAGGCCAACCTGCAGGTGCTGCGCGCCGTGGGCCTCAGCGGCAAGCAGAGCGCCGACGAGGCGACCTTCTCGCTGCGGGTGCTGTTCAACTGA
- a CDS encoding MFS transporter has protein sequence MTTGVLRSPDFLRFLSSHVANEIGTNISRVALPLVAVLILNAGAFEVGLLSALQSAAFLMIGLPAGVWVDRMRRRRVMVTADLVRGALLASVPIAHVLGLLSIGMLLAVALLAGVAQVFNDVADQTYLPELVGKEQLSSGNSKLEFVRSGGALAGPSLGGALAQVLGAPLAVLATALTSLASALALRSIRSRDRPPAAPRERAGMGRDIREGFAFVWQDRVLRPIMVTTMGTNLCLSAVISLSVLFLADVVRLPPGLIGVLLMSGAVGGLLGGLTGAWLFRRYGTARVTWLSLAVTSPFGLLLPMTQADWRVSFFALTSIALSWGAILYNVGQVTYRQSVAPDGMLGRVNATVRFVVWSTMPLGALLGGIVAQQIGVREALWVFLGGRVLSFVPLLFSPLVRLRDFSQARTRP, from the coding sequence ATGACAACGGGGGTGTTGCGGAGCCCTGACTTCCTCCGCTTCCTGAGCTCGCATGTGGCCAACGAGATCGGGACGAACATCTCGCGCGTGGCGCTCCCACTGGTCGCCGTGCTGATCCTGAACGCGGGGGCGTTCGAGGTGGGCCTGCTGTCGGCCCTGCAGAGCGCGGCGTTCCTGATGATCGGGCTGCCGGCCGGCGTGTGGGTGGACCGGATGCGCAGGCGGCGCGTCATGGTGACCGCCGACCTGGTCAGGGGCGCGCTGCTGGCGAGCGTCCCGATCGCGCACGTCCTGGGGTTGCTGTCGATCGGGATGCTGCTCGCGGTGGCGTTGCTGGCCGGCGTGGCGCAGGTGTTCAACGACGTGGCCGACCAGACCTACCTGCCGGAGCTCGTCGGCAAGGAGCAGTTGAGCAGCGGCAACTCCAAGCTGGAGTTCGTGCGCTCGGGCGGCGCGCTGGCCGGGCCGAGCCTGGGCGGCGCGCTGGCGCAGGTGCTCGGCGCGCCGCTGGCCGTGCTCGCCACGGCCCTGACCTCGCTCGCCTCGGCGCTCGCGCTCCGCTCGATCAGGAGCCGCGACCGGCCGCCGGCCGCCCCGCGCGAGCGCGCCGGCATGGGGCGCGACATCCGCGAGGGCTTCGCGTTCGTCTGGCAGGACAGGGTGCTGCGGCCGATCATGGTGACCACGATGGGCACCAACCTCTGCCTCAGCGCCGTGATCAGCTTATCGGTGCTGTTCCTGGCCGACGTGGTGCGGCTGCCGCCCGGGCTGATCGGGGTGCTGCTCATGTCGGGTGCGGTCGGCGGGCTGCTCGGCGGCCTGACCGGCGCGTGGCTGTTCCGCAGGTACGGCACCGCCCGGGTCACCTGGTTGTCCCTCGCCGTGACGTCGCCGTTCGGCCTGCTGCTGCCGATGACGCAGGCCGACTGGCGGGTGTCGTTCTTCGCTCTCACCTCGATCGCGCTGTCGTGGGGCGCGATCCTCTACAACGTGGGGCAGGTCACCTACCGGCAGTCGGTCGCGCCGGACGGCATGCTGGGCCGGGTCAACGCCACGGTCAGGTTCGTGGTGTGGAGCACGATGCCGCTCGGCGCGCTGCTCGGCGGGATCGTGGCGCAGCAGATCGGGGTGCGGGAGGCGCTGTGGGTGTTCCTGGGCGGCCGGGTGCTGTCGTTCGTGCCGCTGCTGTTCTCGCCGCTGGTGCGGCTGCGCGACTTCTCGCAGGCACGGACCCGCCCCTGA
- the murI gene encoding glutamate racemase: MPEASIGIFDSGVGGLTVARAIIDQLPHESITYVADTANQPYGPKRIAELRAYALRVMDHLVEQDVKMLVIACNSASAAVLRDARERYDVPVVEVIQPATRRAVRATRTGRVGVIATRATIQSMAYHDAFTAAPDVQLTSVPAPLLVEYVERGETMSDELIGVVRDYLRPIREAGCDTLILGCTHYPLLTGAISYVAGDGVTLVSSAEETAKDVYRILHDRDLAAGSDATPRHRFRATGDSTLFAQLGRRFLGPEIDAVDVTPVGGTTSNGGPHEGDHHRLLG; the protein is encoded by the coding sequence GTGCCGGAAGCGAGCATCGGGATCTTCGACAGCGGGGTGGGTGGCCTGACGGTCGCCCGGGCGATCATCGACCAGTTGCCCCACGAGTCCATCACCTACGTGGCCGACACGGCCAACCAGCCGTACGGGCCCAAGCGCATCGCCGAGCTGCGCGCGTACGCGCTGCGGGTGATGGACCACCTCGTCGAGCAGGACGTCAAGATGCTCGTGATCGCGTGCAACAGCGCCAGTGCCGCCGTGCTGCGCGACGCCCGCGAACGGTACGACGTGCCCGTCGTCGAGGTGATCCAGCCGGCCACCCGGCGCGCGGTGCGCGCCACCCGCACCGGCAGGGTCGGTGTGATCGCCACCCGGGCCACGATCCAGTCGATGGCCTACCACGACGCCTTCACCGCCGCACCCGACGTGCAGCTCACCAGCGTGCCCGCCCCACTGCTGGTCGAGTACGTCGAACGCGGAGAGACGATGAGCGACGAGCTCATCGGCGTCGTACGCGACTACCTGAGACCCATCAGGGAGGCCGGGTGCGACACGCTCATCCTCGGCTGCACCCACTACCCGCTGCTCACCGGCGCCATCTCCTACGTCGCCGGGGACGGGGTCACGCTGGTCTCCAGCGCCGAAGAGACGGCCAAGGACGTCTATCGGATCCTGCACGACCGTGACCTGGCGGCCGGCAGCGACGCCACCCCCCGGCACCGCTTCCGCGCCACCGGCGACTCCACGTTGTTCGCCCAGCTCGGGCGGCGCTTCCTGGGTCCGGAGATCGACGCGGTCGACGTCACACCAGTGGGGGGTACTACCTCTAACGGAGGCCCACATGAAGGTGACCATCATCGGCTGCTCGGGTAG
- a CDS encoding thioesterase family protein: MTKFDEATQAIRVDETTYDVCLDPGYAIGGPLNGGYLMAVVLRAVVDASPFEHPVSTTAQFLRVPVAGPARVEVEQVKVGRTVAFLRARLVQNGGTQMECLVTTATLTDGPPAYTDQQSAVLPPPERCVKLPDPRPESGMTLNAQMELLFDPPTIGWLTGEPTGRPESRAYFRMTEPQDPDPYVLALAVDALPPVVFSAGARGWAPTVDLTWHLRALPAPGLLTLIGSGRLVHDGWFDEEVEVRDSRGRLVAQSRQLARVGRG; encoded by the coding sequence ATGACCAAATTCGACGAGGCCACACAGGCGATCCGGGTCGACGAGACCACCTACGACGTGTGCCTCGACCCCGGATACGCGATCGGCGGCCCGCTCAACGGCGGCTACCTGATGGCCGTGGTCCTGCGGGCGGTCGTCGACGCCTCGCCGTTCGAGCACCCGGTCAGCACGACCGCGCAGTTTCTCAGGGTCCCCGTCGCCGGCCCCGCGCGGGTGGAGGTCGAGCAGGTCAAGGTCGGCAGGACCGTGGCGTTCCTGCGCGCCAGGCTGGTGCAGAACGGCGGCACCCAGATGGAGTGCCTGGTCACCACGGCCACCCTCACCGACGGGCCGCCCGCCTACACCGACCAGCAGTCCGCCGTGCTGCCGCCGCCCGAACGGTGTGTGAAGCTGCCCGACCCGAGGCCCGAGTCCGGCATGACGCTCAACGCCCAGATGGAGCTCCTGTTCGACCCACCCACGATCGGCTGGCTGACGGGGGAGCCCACGGGCCGGCCCGAGTCACGCGCCTACTTCCGGATGACCGAGCCCCAGGACCCCGACCCGTACGTGCTGGCGCTCGCGGTGGACGCCCTGCCGCCGGTCGTGTTCTCCGCCGGGGCGCGGGGCTGGGCACCGACCGTGGACCTGACCTGGCACCTGCGCGCGCTGCCCGCTCCCGGCCTGCTCACGCTGATCGGCAGCGGGCGGCTGGTCCACGACGGCTGGTTCGACGAGGAGGTCGAGGTGCGCGACTCACGCGGCCGGCTCGTCGCCCAGTCGCGCCAGCTGGCACGGGTGGGACGCGGATAG
- a CDS encoding PLP-dependent cysteine synthase family protein produces MRFDSLIDSVGRTPLVGLPRLSPSPDVRVWAKLEDRNPTGSIKDRPALWMIQQAEKDGLLTPGCTILEPTSGNTGISLAMSAKLKGYKLICVMPENTSEERRQLLRMWGAEIISSPAAGGSNEAVRRAKELAERNPSWVMLYQYGNPANWRSHYESTGPEILDDLPTVTHFVAGLGTTGTLMGVGRFLRERVPGVQIVAAEPRYGELVYGLRNVDEGFIPELYDESVLTTRFSVGSADALRRTRELLAAEGIFAGVSTGAALHAALGVAGKAVKAGERADVVFVVADGGWKYLSTGAYEGTLDEAEERLEGQLWA; encoded by the coding sequence ATGCGTTTCGACTCGCTGATCGACTCGGTCGGCCGCACCCCGCTCGTCGGCCTGCCCCGGCTGTCGCCGTCCCCCGACGTGCGCGTCTGGGCCAAGCTGGAGGACCGCAACCCGACCGGGTCGATCAAGGACCGGCCGGCGCTGTGGATGATCCAGCAGGCGGAGAAGGACGGCCTCCTCACGCCGGGGTGCACGATCCTGGAGCCCACCAGCGGCAACACCGGCATCTCGCTGGCCATGTCGGCCAAGCTCAAGGGCTACAAGCTGATCTGCGTGATGCCCGAGAACACCTCCGAGGAGCGCCGCCAGCTTCTGCGCATGTGGGGCGCGGAGATCATCTCCTCCCCGGCGGCCGGCGGCTCCAACGAGGCGGTCCGCAGGGCCAAGGAACTGGCCGAGCGCAACCCGTCGTGGGTGATGCTCTACCAGTACGGCAACCCGGCCAACTGGCGCTCCCACTACGAGTCGACCGGGCCGGAGATCCTCGACGACCTGCCCACCGTCACCCACTTCGTCGCCGGTCTCGGCACGACGGGCACGCTGATGGGGGTCGGCAGGTTCCTGCGGGAGCGGGTGCCGGGCGTGCAGATCGTGGCGGCCGAGCCGCGTTACGGGGAACTGGTCTACGGCCTGCGCAACGTGGACGAGGGCTTCATCCCCGAGCTGTACGACGAGTCGGTGCTGACCACGCGCTTCTCGGTCGGCTCCGCCGACGCGCTGCGCCGCACCCGCGAGCTGCTGGCCGCCGAGGGCATCTTCGCGGGCGTGTCCACCGGCGCCGCCCTGCACGCCGCGCTGGGCGTGGCCGGCAAGGCCGTCAAGGCGGGGGAGCGGGCCGACGTCGTGTTCGTGGTGGCCGACGGCGGCTGGAAATACCTGTCGACCGGCGCCTACGAGGGCACCCTCGACGAGGCCGAGGAGCGCCTGGAGGGTCAGCTCTGGGCCTAG
- a CDS encoding Mov34/MPN/PAD-1 family protein, translated as MLQISQELVDKIVAHARADHPDEACGVVAGRDGVPERFVPMANAERSPTFYRFDSMEQFRVWREMDDRDEEPVVIYHSHTATEAYPSRTDVSYASEPNAHYVLVSTRDETEVEFRSYRILDGVITEEEVRFVP; from the coding sequence ATGCTGCAGATCTCCCAGGAACTCGTGGACAAGATAGTCGCCCACGCCCGGGCCGATCATCCCGACGAGGCGTGCGGTGTGGTCGCGGGACGTGACGGCGTGCCCGAGCGGTTCGTCCCGATGGCCAACGCCGAGCGTTCGCCCACCTTCTACCGGTTCGACTCGATGGAGCAGTTCCGCGTCTGGCGCGAGATGGACGACCGCGACGAGGAGCCCGTCGTGATCTACCACTCGCACACGGCCACCGAGGCCTACCCGTCGCGCACCGACGTCTCCTACGCCTCCGAGCCGAACGCCCACTACGTCCTCGTGTCCACCCGCGACGAGACCGAGGTGGAGTTCCGCTCCTACCGGATCCTCGACGGGGTTATCACCGAGGAAGAGGTAAGGTTTGTCCCATGA
- a CDS encoding MBL fold metallo-hydrolase gives MKVTIIGCSGSFPGPDSPASCYLLEAANFRLLLDFGAGALGALQRHIGLYDVDAICLSHLHADHCLDMCAYHVARTYGPDAPYPRVPVHAPGDAPHRLAAAYGMPDEPGMETAFDFTPLRPGTFEVGPFTVTAGLVNHPVEAYGFRVSYGGRSVAYSGDTGESAELVRLAEDADLLLCEASFVDRPDLPADLHLSGRQAAEHAAKARVGRLVLTHLVPWHDQSRILDDASRGGYGGPIELARSGAVYELD, from the coding sequence ATGAAGGTGACCATCATCGGCTGCTCGGGTAGCTTCCCGGGCCCCGACAGCCCCGCGTCCTGCTACCTGCTCGAAGCGGCGAACTTCCGGCTGCTGCTCGACTTCGGCGCGGGCGCGCTGGGGGCGCTGCAGAGACACATCGGCCTCTACGACGTCGACGCCATCTGCCTGTCCCACCTGCACGCCGACCACTGCCTCGACATGTGCGCCTACCACGTGGCGCGCACGTACGGGCCCGACGCGCCCTACCCGCGGGTGCCCGTCCACGCGCCCGGCGACGCGCCGCACCGGCTGGCCGCCGCCTACGGCATGCCCGACGAGCCCGGCATGGAGACCGCCTTCGACTTCACGCCGCTGCGGCCCGGGACATTCGAGGTGGGGCCGTTCACGGTGACGGCCGGGCTGGTCAACCACCCCGTCGAGGCCTACGGCTTCCGCGTCTCCTACGGCGGGCGCAGCGTCGCCTACTCCGGCGACACCGGCGAGTCGGCGGAGCTCGTACGGCTGGCCGAGGACGCCGACCTGCTGCTGTGCGAGGCGTCGTTCGTCGACCGGCCCGACCTGCCCGCCGACCTGCACCTGTCGGGCCGGCAGGCCGCCGAGCACGCCGCCAAGGCCCGCGTCGGCAGGCTGGTGCTCACCCACCTCGTGCCCTGGCACGACCAGTCGCGCATCCTGGACGACGCCTCCCGCGGCGGCTACGGCGGGCCGATCGAGCTGGCCCGCAGCGGCGCCGTCTACGAGCTGGACTGA